A region of Rhizorhabdus wittichii RW1 DNA encodes the following proteins:
- a CDS encoding ApaG domain protein (PFAM: ApaG domain protein), with protein sequence MIMQALFPHVAQTRSVVVRVAVSFMPEQSEPARGRWFWSYHIRIENEGKQAVQLLTRHWLITDGRGVKHDVRGEGVVGEQPVIEPGQAYDYVSGCPLQTPTGSMEGSYHMVAEDGSTFEAAIPRFPLIGPAVAL encoded by the coding sequence GTGATCATGCAGGCCCTCTTCCCGCATGTCGCGCAGACCCGCAGCGTGGTCGTGCGGGTGGCGGTGTCCTTCATGCCCGAACAGTCGGAACCGGCGCGCGGCCGCTGGTTCTGGTCCTACCATATCCGCATCGAGAATGAGGGGAAGCAGGCCGTCCAGCTCCTCACCCGCCACTGGCTGATCACCGACGGGCGCGGCGTCAAGCACGACGTGCGCGGCGAGGGCGTGGTCGGCGAGCAGCCGGTGATCGAGCCGGGCCAGGCCTATGACTATGTCTCGGGCTGCCCGCTCCAGACCCCTACGGGCTCGATGGAGGGCAGCTACCACATGGTCGCGGAAGACGGATCGACCTTCGAGGCGGCGATCCCGCGCTTCCCGCTGATCGGCCCGGCGGTGGCCTTGTAA